TACTAATGGTATGGGTAATTTCAAGCGCGGTAATTGCACAGGAAGAACAGGTTAAAATTAATGATACATATACAGCAAATGCAAGTTTAGTGTATTTGGATTCTTTTGAATTGGGGATGGAAAACTGGAAGGTAGAGCAAATGCCGGGAGGCACAGTAGGCCTAAAAGATGGAAAGATGGAAATTACGGATATTGCCGGTTGTACGGTCTGGCTCATGAAAGAATTGCAAGGCCCACTTATGATAACCTACGATGCTTACGTAATAGATGAAGGTGGACCACAGGATCGTGTATCAGATCTAAACTGCTTTTGGATGGCAAAAGATTTAGAGAATCCGGATAATCTTTTTGCTAATTCTGCAGAACGTGGGGGCAAATTTTCAAACTATGACCATCTTAGATTGTACTATATGGGGGTTGGTGGCCACGATAATACCAAAACCCGCTTCCGTAGGTATAGTGGAGATGGTGAACGGCCGTTGTTGCCAAAATATGATTTGTCAAAAGAGAAATATCTTATAGAGGCGAATACGTTGACCCAGATAAAAATTATAGCCTACAACGGAATCATTCAGTACTACCGAGACGGGGAATTAATT
This genomic interval from Zobellia roscoffensis contains the following:
- a CDS encoding DUF6250 domain-containing protein, producing the protein MKQRIKNKLVATLLMVWVISSAVIAQEEQVKINDTYTANASLVYLDSFELGMENWKVEQMPGGTVGLKDGKMEITDIAGCTVWLMKELQGPLMITYDAYVIDEGGPQDRVSDLNCFWMAKDLENPDNLFANSAERGGKFSNYDHLRLYYMGVGGHDNTKTRFRRYSGDGERPLLPKYDLSKEKYLIEANTLTQIKIIAYNGIIQYYRDGELIIEYNDANAYSSGYFGIRTVNNHMTIDNFKVYSLE